The following coding sequences lie in one Candidatus Neptunochlamydia sp. REUL1 genomic window:
- a CDS encoding RING finger domain-containing protein translates to MCLDDVSFHVYDMREMPTALGCGHVYHMSCIKEWSDQKFNCPLCRKDIESGLPPIL, encoded by the coding sequence ATCTGCTTAGATGATGTTTCTTTCCATGTTTATGATATGAGGGAAATGCCTACAGCGTTGGGGTGTGGTCATGTGTATCACATGTCTTGCATCAAAGAGTGGTCTGATCAGAAGTTTAATTGTCCCTTATGTCGAAAAGATATAGAAAGTGGTCTTCCCCCAATTTTGTAG
- a CDS encoding transposase: MKKFDKEFKANAVRLVREERMKIKDVAHDLGIGKSTLSYWLYLLQNWGKTTFYIFST, translated from the coding sequence ATGAAGAAATTTGACAAAGAATTCAAAGCCAATGCAGTTCGTTTAGTCAGAGAAGAAAGGATGAAAATCAAAGACGTGGCACATGATTTAGGAATTGGTAAATCAACGCTTAGCTACTGGTTATACCTCCTACAAAATTGGGGGAAGACCACTTTCTATATCTTTTCGACATAA
- the lysS gene encoding lysine--tRNA ligase, whose translation MITVDIPEPDYHSHESFKTRKQKLKEIRDMGMDPYPHKYKPTHQMRALQDKYEDSTVGDSETAGTGTTDLVRVAGRLVLFRAMGKNAFCQTQDETGRIQVMFNKDQTEVIGLPDGESPLKFIEKKLDLGDIIGIEGHLFRTQKGELTIFAKKAILLCKTLLPLPDKHAGLTDKGTRYRKRWLDLITNPEAVTRLKTRSFLVSKIRRYMEDLDFMEVETPVLQNIYGGAEARPFVSELNALHQTMYLRIAIEISLKKLIVGGLSRVFEIGKVYRNEGIDRTHNPEFTMLESYAAYWDYDDVMTMTENLFAYLAKELYGTTEIGMRKDKQGNEHLIDLKTPWNRLSMKDAIKKYGKVDPDKLSDSDMRAKLKGKIEDEKLKNAPRGKLIAFLFEEFAEHHLIQPHHIVDHPIETTPLCKLHRNPKLREEKFVERFESFILGYEFCNAYSELNDPELQRQLLEDQNNLREGGNDEANPMDEEFIEAICQGMPPTGGLGIGIDRLTMLFTDAFSIRDVVYFPMMRPEE comes from the coding sequence ATGATTACCGTCGATATTCCTGAACCCGACTACCACTCCCACGAGTCATTTAAAACGCGTAAACAAAAGCTCAAAGAGATTCGCGATATGGGAATGGACCCTTACCCTCATAAGTACAAGCCGACCCATCAGATGCGCGCCCTGCAAGACAAATATGAAGACTCGACGGTTGGAGACAGTGAAACAGCGGGAACTGGAACAACCGATCTTGTTCGGGTTGCAGGCCGTCTTGTTCTCTTCCGTGCCATGGGGAAAAATGCATTCTGCCAAACCCAAGATGAGACCGGGCGGATCCAAGTCATGTTTAACAAAGATCAGACCGAAGTCATCGGCCTTCCAGATGGAGAATCCCCCCTTAAGTTCATTGAAAAGAAACTTGATCTCGGAGATATTATCGGCATCGAAGGGCACCTCTTCCGTACCCAGAAAGGAGAGCTGACCATCTTTGCAAAAAAAGCTATCCTTCTATGTAAAACCCTCCTTCCCCTCCCTGACAAGCATGCCGGACTCACCGACAAAGGGACCCGCTACCGAAAAAGATGGCTCGATTTAATTACAAACCCCGAAGCCGTTACGCGTCTGAAAACACGAAGTTTTCTCGTATCAAAAATCCGCCGCTATATGGAAGATCTTGACTTCATGGAAGTCGAGACCCCCGTTCTTCAAAACATTTACGGCGGCGCAGAAGCACGTCCCTTTGTTTCGGAACTCAATGCTCTCCACCAGACGATGTATTTACGTATTGCCATTGAAATTTCACTAAAAAAGCTTATCGTTGGAGGACTCTCTCGCGTTTTTGAAATTGGAAAAGTCTATCGGAATGAAGGAATCGACCGAACGCATAACCCTGAGTTTACCATGCTCGAGTCTTATGCAGCTTATTGGGACTATGACGACGTGATGACCATGACCGAAAACCTATTCGCCTACCTTGCCAAAGAACTCTATGGAACAACTGAAATTGGAATGCGCAAGGATAAACAAGGAAATGAACATCTTATCGATCTTAAAACTCCTTGGAATCGGCTCTCAATGAAAGATGCCATTAAAAAATATGGAAAAGTCGATCCTGATAAACTTTCAGATAGCGATATGAGAGCAAAACTCAAAGGAAAGATCGAAGATGAAAAACTTAAAAACGCTCCTCGTGGAAAACTCATTGCATTTCTCTTTGAGGAATTTGCAGAACATCATCTGATCCAGCCCCATCACATCGTCGACCATCCCATTGAGACCACTCCCCTCTGCAAACTCCACCGCAATCCCAAGCTCCGCGAAGAAAAGTTTGTCGAACGCTTTGAATCCTTTATCCTTGGTTACGAGTTCTGCAATGCCTATTCAGAGCTTAACGACCCCGAGCTTCAGCGGCAGCTCTTAGAAGATCAAAACAATCTCCGTGAGGGAGGCAACGACGAGGCAAATCCTATGGACGAAGAATTTATTGAAGCGATCTGTCAAGGAATGCCCCCGACAGGAGGGCTTGGAATCGGCATTGACCGTCTGACAATGCTCTTCACGGACGCCTTTTCTATTCGTGATGTCGTTTACTTTCCCATGATGCGTCCTGAAGAGTAG
- the priA gene encoding primosomal protein N': protein MYAAVILDKGLDLPLDYALIEKVSVGTRVLVPVQSSLRKGTVVALKDTPSVAKVQPIKEILSEEALIGPDLFRLADWMSRYYCTSFRKILKVLLPATIRKETQEKEQLFVRRLLPPKKLATLTISLRENHPSQAKVLDALIKRPKGILLTELLEESGTSRSPVTTLEKDGILKIDKLQINRSPLEDMEFFPTKPKVLSDEQQIAFDRIIKNLKSFQTHLIHGVTGSGKTEIYLQAIAKARKQGLGIILLVPEIALTSQTIERLKSRFTEKMGILHHRLSDGERFDIWHGIRKGDIQIVVGARSAIFSPVKNLGLIIVDEEHESSYKQTDEEPCYHARDVAIMRGKFSSATVVLGSATPSLESYANAKAGKYTLSTLMKRAKNASLPEVKVVDMKTEYAKSEGFTLFCSQLIDAIKLRLEKGEQTLLFLNRRGYHAFQMCAGCGEIVKCPHCSVSLTFHKKTNHLACHLCSYVIAPPPTECPLCKEVATLHFKGVGTEQVERTLHALFPDIRTLRMDADTTRHKGSHDLLFKQFRSGKADVLIGTQMIAKGLHFPAVTLVGVLNSDGALNLPDFRSGENVFQLLTQVSGRSGRGDLKGEVIVQSSLKGHPIFQHASKEDYKTFFNEEMEARELFAFPPFSRLTKLIFSGKNEGHVKQIADTFHRALLKNLPSDFTLYPVIPCGYAKIKDNFRFKLLIKGTKPLLLSSILMQLRLETHLPRSIRLLVDVDPTSIFS, encoded by the coding sequence ATGTATGCAGCTGTCATTTTAGATAAAGGATTAGACCTCCCCCTTGACTATGCCCTTATTGAAAAGGTTTCGGTGGGAACGCGAGTTCTTGTCCCCGTGCAAAGCTCCCTTAGAAAGGGAACAGTTGTCGCGCTAAAGGATACTCCTTCTGTCGCCAAAGTGCAGCCCATAAAAGAGATCTTGTCTGAAGAAGCTCTAATCGGACCTGATCTCTTTCGCCTTGCCGATTGGATGAGCCGATACTATTGCACCTCGTTTCGAAAAATTCTGAAGGTTCTTCTTCCTGCAACCATTCGAAAAGAAACGCAGGAGAAAGAGCAACTTTTTGTCCGTCGACTTCTCCCTCCCAAAAAGCTCGCAACGTTGACTATTTCGCTCAGAGAAAATCACCCCTCCCAAGCAAAGGTATTAGATGCACTTATAAAAAGACCTAAGGGAATTCTTTTAACAGAATTATTAGAAGAGTCTGGAACTTCTCGAAGTCCAGTGACAACTCTTGAAAAAGATGGAATCCTAAAGATCGATAAATTGCAGATCAATCGCTCTCCATTGGAAGATATGGAGTTTTTCCCTACAAAGCCAAAAGTGCTCAGTGATGAACAGCAAATAGCCTTCGACAGAATCATTAAAAACTTAAAAAGCTTTCAGACACACCTGATTCATGGTGTAACAGGAAGCGGCAAAACTGAAATCTATCTGCAAGCTATCGCGAAGGCGCGCAAACAGGGGCTGGGAATTATTCTTCTTGTTCCTGAAATTGCCCTCACTTCTCAAACAATCGAAAGACTAAAGTCTCGTTTTACCGAAAAAATGGGAATCCTCCATCACCGCTTAAGCGATGGGGAACGTTTTGACATTTGGCATGGAATCCGCAAAGGAGACATCCAAATCGTTGTAGGAGCCCGTTCTGCAATCTTTAGCCCCGTGAAAAATCTGGGACTGATCATCGTTGATGAAGAGCATGAATCCTCTTACAAACAGACGGATGAAGAGCCGTGTTACCATGCTCGTGATGTAGCAATTATGCGGGGGAAATTCTCGAGTGCAACAGTGGTTCTAGGCAGCGCTACACCCTCTCTTGAAAGTTATGCAAATGCAAAGGCGGGAAAATACACACTATCTACCCTCATGAAGCGAGCAAAAAATGCTTCCCTTCCTGAGGTCAAAGTCGTCGATATGAAGACAGAGTATGCAAAATCAGAGGGATTCACCCTCTTTTGCTCCCAGCTCATCGATGCGATTAAACTCCGCCTAGAAAAAGGGGAACAGACTCTCCTCTTTTTAAACAGGCGGGGTTACCACGCCTTTCAGATGTGTGCGGGATGCGGAGAAATCGTAAAATGCCCTCACTGCTCAGTCAGCCTTACATTTCACAAAAAAACAAACCACTTGGCATGCCATTTATGCTCTTACGTGATTGCACCTCCCCCTACAGAATGCCCCCTTTGCAAAGAGGTTGCAACATTGCACTTTAAGGGGGTTGGAACTGAGCAAGTAGAAAGAACGCTTCACGCCCTTTTTCCCGATATCCGAACCCTTAGGATGGATGCTGATACCACTCGACACAAAGGAAGCCACGACCTCCTCTTTAAACAGTTCCGCTCAGGAAAAGCCGATGTTCTGATTGGAACACAAATGATCGCTAAAGGACTTCACTTTCCTGCTGTCACCCTTGTCGGTGTGCTGAACTCAGATGGAGCTCTGAACCTCCCTGATTTTCGCTCTGGTGAAAATGTCTTTCAACTTCTGACACAAGTTTCAGGAAGGTCAGGACGCGGCGACCTAAAGGGAGAAGTGATTGTTCAATCCTCCCTAAAAGGACATCCTATTTTCCAGCATGCCTCAAAAGAGGATTATAAAACATTCTTCAATGAAGAAATGGAAGCGCGAGAACTCTTTGCTTTTCCCCCTTTTTCGCGCCTTACTAAGCTGATCTTTTCAGGGAAAAATGAGGGCCATGTGAAACAGATTGCGGATACATTTCATAGAGCCCTTCTGAAAAACCTCCCCTCAGACTTTACCCTTTATCCCGTTATTCCCTGCGGCTACGCTAAAATCAAAGACAACTTCCGCTTCAAGCTTCTCATTAAGGGGACCAAGCCCCTCCTGCTTTCCTCCATTCTAATGCAACTGCGCCTTGAAACGCACCTGCCCCGCTCGATCCGTCTCCTTGTCGACGTCGATCCCACCTCAATCTTTTCTTAA
- a CDS encoding transposase, whose product MHGKVDALGMPLGFIITAGQQSDIGQGEALLGNDYCDFLLADREYDSDPFREILVERGITPVIPGRKSRKVTIQYDEHTYKERNAVERFFGRIRVCP is encoded by the coding sequence ATTCATGGAAAAGTAGATGCGTTGGGAATGCCTTTAGGGTTTATTATTACTGCAGGTCAGCAATCTGATATTGGCCAGGGAGAAGCTCTTTTAGGAAATGATTACTGTGATTTTTTGCTTGCTGACAGAGAATATGATAGCGATCCATTTAGGGAAATCTTAGTAGAGAGAGGAATTACTCCGGTAATCCCTGGAAGAAAAAGTAGGAAAGTAACCATTCAGTATGATGAGCACACGTATAAAGAACGAAATGCTGTCGAAAGGTTCTTTGGACGCATTAGGGTGTGTCCCTGA
- a CDS encoding IS630 transposase-related protein: MTYSLDFRKKVLSIRSKEKLSFAQVAKRFGVSVNSVFLWSKRLEPRRTKIRPAIKIDREILMEDIKKYPDAFNYERAHRLNVSTSGIRCAMKRLRISYKKNSQPSQGLRNKKTNLSRKNRRI; this comes from the coding sequence ATGACATATTCGCTAGATTTTAGAAAAAAAGTTCTATCGATCCGAAGCAAAGAAAAATTAAGCTTTGCCCAAGTAGCAAAACGCTTTGGAGTAAGTGTAAATAGTGTGTTTCTCTGGTCTAAGAGGTTAGAGCCGAGGCGCACTAAAATCAGACCTGCAATAAAGATTGATAGAGAGATCTTGATGGAGGATATCAAGAAATACCCTGATGCCTTCAACTATGAACGAGCACATCGTCTTAACGTAAGCACTTCAGGCATTCGGTGTGCCATGAAGAGGTTAAGAATTAGCTATAAAAAAAACTCTCAACCATCCCAAGGCCTGCGAAACAAAAAGACAAATCTTTCAAGGAAAAATCGCAGAATATAA
- a CDS encoding ISAs1 family transposase, which yields MSKKQVAKFYSEVDQLLDQQAFIESIEIEFKDIQDPRAKDNLSYPLVALLVIILAAVIAGANAIIHIHEYACTKISLFQRLLGIKKPPSYTVFWWLLVMLNPQKLQETFIRWMKALPVEVKKQIIAIDGKRLNGASKQTVHLVSAWETGRSLLLGQVKTEEKSNEITAIPELIKAIDIKGSIITIDAAGCQKKIVEDIRRAGGDYVIALKGNQGTLHDEAQNFFDQAREVEYEGAECARAKKIEKAHGRIEEREVAVASNLEWLDCREEWQDLKTLIEVTSRREVRGKVSVEKRHYISSLSLIPQEAIKLVRGHWGIENHLHWMMDVVFKEDACCISTGNAPENFAVFRRMAQSILQVDAKGAKGIAKRRRLAGWNDSYLIKLLGILINDISVKSFL from the coding sequence ATGTCAAAGAAACAAGTGGCCAAGTTCTATTCTGAAGTAGATCAACTCCTAGATCAGCAAGCCTTCATTGAGTCCATAGAAATAGAATTCAAAGATATCCAAGATCCACGTGCTAAAGATAACTTGTCGTATCCGTTGGTTGCCCTACTAGTCATTATCTTAGCAGCGGTCATAGCTGGGGCTAATGCTATCATCCATATTCATGAGTATGCATGTACAAAAATCAGCTTATTCCAACGGCTTCTTGGAATCAAAAAACCTCCCAGCTATACAGTGTTTTGGTGGCTTCTCGTTATGCTAAACCCCCAAAAATTACAAGAGACTTTCATTCGATGGATGAAAGCTCTTCCTGTTGAAGTGAAAAAGCAAATTATCGCAATCGATGGTAAAAGGCTCAATGGGGCATCCAAGCAAACAGTTCATCTTGTCTCGGCTTGGGAAACAGGTCGAAGTTTGTTGCTAGGCCAAGTCAAAACAGAGGAAAAATCAAATGAAATTACTGCCATTCCAGAATTGATAAAAGCCATAGATATCAAAGGATCAATTATCACTATTGACGCTGCAGGCTGTCAGAAAAAAATTGTGGAAGACATTCGCAGGGCAGGAGGCGATTACGTGATAGCTCTAAAAGGCAACCAAGGAACTTTACATGATGAAGCCCAAAACTTCTTCGATCAGGCAAGGGAGGTTGAATATGAAGGGGCAGAGTGTGCTAGGGCCAAGAAAATTGAAAAAGCTCATGGAAGAATCGAGGAGCGAGAAGTTGCTGTAGCCAGTAACCTAGAATGGTTAGACTGTCGAGAAGAGTGGCAAGACTTAAAGACTCTTATCGAAGTAACTTCAAGACGAGAAGTTAGGGGGAAAGTTAGCGTAGAAAAACGTCACTACATCTCAAGCCTTTCTTTAATTCCTCAGGAGGCGATAAAGCTAGTGCGAGGGCACTGGGGAATAGAGAACCATCTTCATTGGATGATGGACGTAGTTTTCAAAGAAGATGCCTGTTGTATAAGCACGGGTAATGCCCCTGAGAATTTTGCGGTTTTTCGGCGAATGGCGCAGTCGATACTTCAGGTAGATGCAAAGGGAGCAAAAGGGATAGCAAAGAGACGGCGGCTAGCTGGGTGGAACGATAGCTATCTTATTAAACTACTTGGAATATTAATCAACGACATCTCTGTAAAGTCTTTTTTATGA